TCGTTCAGCGCGCACATCAGCTCGCAGACACACAGCTCACCGAGACTGGCGATCAGCAAGCTGGCGCGAGCACGGGTTTCGTCAGACAGGCTCTTGAACACATCGGGCGGGGTTATCATGGCTGCACCAATACATATGGAGATACGAATATACGGATTTCCATATGTATATTGCAAGCGGGTTCAGGCGTGCCAGGGGTGGTCAGTTTTCGCGGTACAACAATCGATCACACTGATGATTACTATCGAGCGCCCCGTCTGTCGGCTCGGCAAATCCGTCTCTTATAATCGCCAACCATTTTTCCCGCTCCCCGGTCCGCCCCAGGCGGCATCCCCCATGGAATCCAACACCATGTCCAGCGTCACTCCGCCGTCTCACGGCCGCCCCGAACACAGTCAACAAAGCGTCAGCCAACAGTGGCTGGCGATTCTCTCGGTCGCCGTGGGCGCCTTCGCCCTGGTCACCAGTGAGTTTCTCCCGGTGGGCGTACTCAACGATGTCGCCAGCGACCTGGGCATCAGCGCCGGGCAGGCTGGCCTGATGGTCACCCTGCCCGGCATCATGGCCGCCCTCGCCGCGCCCTTGCTGTCGGTGGGCATCGGCGCCCTGGACCGTCGTTACCTGCTGATCGGCCTGACGCTGATCATGATCCTCGCCAACGCCGTCGTGGCCTACGCCAGCGACTTCAGCCTGCTGCTGTTCGGCCGCGTGCTGCTGGGCATCAGCATCGGCGGTTTCTGGGCGACCGCCATTGCCCTCAGTGGCCGGCTGGCACCCAAGGGCGTGGGCGTGGCCCAGGCCACCTCGATCATCATGGTCGGCGTGACCCTGGCCACCGTGCTGGGGGTGCCGGTCGGCACCTGGCTGAGTGGCCTGATGGGCTGGCGCATGACCTTCCTGGCCACCGCGCTGGTAGGCGTGCCGGTGCTGCTGGCGCAGATCTTCCTGCTGCCGCGGCTCACCCCTGACAAAGCCATTCGCATCAGCGACCTGCCGGCGCTGTTCGTCAATCCGCAAGCGCGGGTCGGGTTGATCGCGGTACTGCTGATCGGCCTGGCGCACTTTGCCGCCTATACCTATGTCGCACCGTTCTTCAAGCAGAGCGCCGGTTTCGATGGGCCGACCATTGGTTCGCTGCTGTTGCTGTATGGCGTGGCCGGGGTGATCGGCAACGTCTTCGCCGGTTTCGCCGCCAACCGCAGCGTGCGCCACACCCTGTTGCTGGTCGCCCTGATGATCGGCATCAGCACCGCCCTGTTCCCCTACTTCGCCACCGGCATGACCGGCGCCGCGATGCTGATCGCGCTGTGGGGCTTCGCCTTCGGCGCATTCCCGGCCTGCGCCAGTATCTGGATGTTCGTGGTGGCGCCCAAGGACGTCGAACGCGGCATGCCGCTGTTCGTCGCCATGTTCCAGGTGATCATCGCCTTGGGCTCGTTCTTCGGCGGGCGCATCGTCGACCAGCTGGGCAGCGCGGTGCTGTTGAGCTTGGCCACGGCCCTGGTGGGCTGCGGTTTTGTCGCGGTACTGGTACTCGGGCGCAACGTCTCCAATCGGATGGCGGCGCAGCCTTGCTGACCGATTGCGCTGGATAACACTGGGCAGCAGCTGGCCTCAGGAGGACACGAGCGGCAAGGCGAACACCTCGATGTGCGGTATGGTTGCACCATCGCTACGGCGTTGCTTATCAACGCCGCGCCCCTCCGGAGACCAGCATGCTGCGTGTTTTTGAACGATGGCTCGACCCTTTCCCACCTGATGAG
This sequence is a window from Pseudomonas maumuensis. Protein-coding genes within it:
- a CDS encoding MFS transporter is translated as MESNTMSSVTPPSHGRPEHSQQSVSQQWLAILSVAVGAFALVTSEFLPVGVLNDVASDLGISAGQAGLMVTLPGIMAALAAPLLSVGIGALDRRYLLIGLTLIMILANAVVAYASDFSLLLFGRVLLGISIGGFWATAIALSGRLAPKGVGVAQATSIIMVGVTLATVLGVPVGTWLSGLMGWRMTFLATALVGVPVLLAQIFLLPRLTPDKAIRISDLPALFVNPQARVGLIAVLLIGLAHFAAYTYVAPFFKQSAGFDGPTIGSLLLLYGVAGVIGNVFAGFAANRSVRHTLLLVALMIGISTALFPYFATGMTGAAMLIALWGFAFGAFPACASIWMFVVAPKDVERGMPLFVAMFQVIIALGSFFGGRIVDQLGSAVLLSLATALVGCGFVAVLVLGRNVSNRMAAQPC